The genomic stretch ACATAAAAGTACTCAATAGCAAAGGTTCCTACGAATTTTAATTCTTCTCCAATTTTTTTACCCATTGCAGAAGTCTCGGTCTCGATTTCTTTTGGAATATCAAACTCTGTGGCTGGCCCGTACACCAATTTACAAACATTTTTCTCTTGCTCTGAAATCACCAATGGGTAAGCGATGAAATCACCATTTAGACTTCTGGTATAAACTTGCGCGAGTTCTTTTTCAAAGGTCACAAATTCCTCAGCATAAACAGTCGTGCCTTCGCCGATGGCCTTCTGGCAGAATTCTGAGGCTTTTTCCAGTTCACCTAAAGTTTTAACAACGTGATTTCCTTTTCCATCATAGCCACCCATTGCGCGCTTTAAGACAAATCCATTTTTATGGCCGAAGGCTGTTGTTCTTAACCAGGGAAGAAGTTGATCAATCTTTGGATCAAAACCTTTGAAGGGTGAGGTGGGAAGATTTAGTTTCTGAAATAAAAATTTTTGCGATAATTTATTTTGCGTAATTTGAATATTGGGAATCGAAGGTAGAATAAAGACTTTTGGAAATTCATTTTTAATTTTCCCAAGAGCTTCAACATCTATAAACTCATTTTCAAAAGTAATGAAGTTCACTTTAGAAAAGAAGCGTCTCAGGGACTCTTCGTCCTTGATATCTCCTTTGAAGAGCTGACCTGCTGTATATTTTGCCGGGCATTCTAAATCTTTAGTAAAAATACTAATTTCTAGGTCGCTAAAAGGCGAATTTTCTACAAGCATTTGGGCCAATTGGCCGCCGCCTAATATACCTAAAGTGAGTTTGGGTGGATTCATTAGCTTTAGGTTTAATCAATCCTTGCCTATTTGTCTATCCCAAGATACTTAACGCTCGAATAGGGGTACAGAATGGAAAGACTTATTAGTTTCGTAGGGTTAATCTTCCTAATATTCGTAGCTTGGGCGATGTCGGCAGACAAAAAAAATATCAATAAACGCACTATTCTTGCCGGAGTTTTCATTCAATTTGTCTTGGGCGTTCTAATTCTTAAAACTGCTGCGGGTGTTTACTTCTTTGCGGCAGCCAATGAATTTGTTTCTAAAATCTTAAGCTTTTCAGATCAAGGTGCTGCCATGATATTTGGAGAGGGCTTCAGGGAGCATTATTTTGCCTTCTCGGTTCTACCAACAATCATCTTTATGTCTGCTTTGATGTCGGTGTTGTTTTATCTCGGAATCATTCAGCACATTGTAAAGTGGCTTGCTGTAATGATGGTCAAGTTAATGGACGTTTCGGGATCAGAATCCCTTGCGGCCAGCGTGAATATTTTTGTCGGCCAAACCGAAGCTCCGTTGGTAGTAAAACCTTACATCCAATCGATGACAAAATCTGAACTCATGTGCTTGATGGTTGGAGGTTTTGCAAATATCGCAGGCGGAGTAATGGCCGCCTATGTGGGATTTGGTGCGGATGCAGGACATTTACTCGCAAGTTCAATCATCTCAGCTCCAGCCTCCATCTTGGTTGCAAAATTATTACTTCCAGAAAGAGAAGTTTCCGTAACCAAAGGAAAAGTTTCCATCGAAATCGAAAAGGCCGGTGAGAATGTTTTAGAGGCAGCATGCATCGGAGCTTCTGATGGTCTAAAGCTCGCCCTCAACGTTGCGGCAATGCTGATTGCCTTTGTGGCCTTCACTGCAATGCTCAATTATGGTCTAGGATTTTTCCCGGATGTGAATGGGCAACCATTAACCTTTGAAAGAATTTTGGGCTGGGGATTTGCCCCGATTGCATTCTTAATCGGAGTTCCAATGTCTGATGCTCTTGCTGTAGGGACATTGTTGGGAAAGAAAATGTTCTTAAATGAATTTATCGCATATATGGATTTACAAACTCTCAAAGATACTCTCACCCCGAGAGGATTCACATTAGCAACCTACGCTTTGTGTGGTTTTTCTAACTTTTCTTCTATCGCTATTCAAGTTGGCGGTATTGGAGAATTAGTTCCATCGCGAAAAAAAGATCTGGCAAGATTGGGCTTTAAAGCCATGCTGGGTGGAACTATCGCGACGCTTATGACTGCAACAATTGCAGGAATTTTATTATAAAGTTTTCGCTGCAATTTTTAGTTATTGTCATCTTTTATTCACAAATCCAATTGCTCTGTGGGGCTTATCAACGTTCGTGCTATTAATCCCTGTTCTCAATGTTTTTTTTCAGAGGAGGCAATGTTGTCTAAGCAACAGAGATTCACAGCACTTTTTATGATTGTAGTTTTTGAATTGGAATTTGTACCGCAGGCAGATGTTTATAAAACCGCAAATTATCTTAGAACTTTAGGTATCACGGCCACAGTAGTAGATAATGATAAAGATAAAATCATTATCGAAGAAGAGTCTTACAATAAGGCTTTAGAAAAACTAACTCCTATCGTACCGGAACTCCCTGATATTTTTAGATTCACGTGGAGGAATGGCTCGGCGGAATCAGTGCTTTATGAAGTACAAAGAATTGAAAAATTCATTAACGACTCGGAACTTGTAGACAGCCTGAAAGTCGTACCAGGTTTTGATGAGAAGGCGCGACTGACTATTGTTCTCAGAGAAGACAAAAATACAATTATCAAATATCAAAACACAGTTCGAAAAATTGAGAACATGGGATTCAAGGTGACCTTTGCCGATGGATTTATTGATGCGGGTTGGATGACTTTTCCGGCTATTGATATTGAAATTTCAAACAACATCGCGGCATTCAGAGAAGCTCTTATCAAGCTCACAGATATTCCTGAAGTTAATCGCTTTCTGTACAATCGAGGGAAGAATCCACACATCAACGAGTACACAATTTCTTTTGAGGATGGGGCGGATTTTGAAAAACAAATTTCAAAAATTTTAGCAAACGGAATTGAGGTTTACAAAATAGATAAGTTGCTGAACAAAATATTTATCCATTTTCCTCAAAACGAAGTGCAGAATAAATATAAATTAGAACAAATAAAATCTTTTGAAGGCCTAGTTGTAATCAAAAATCTTCACGAGAATCAACATCAGTTTGTAAAGCCAGAATACTCTAGAAACCTTAATAATGTATGGTTGGACGTCCCGGTAGAAATACTCAATGGTTCAAGGGACAACGATGAATATGCTAAGGCTTTAACGGGGCTTGCACGCGAAGAAGTGAAAAGGCTTCAGCAGAAAGGAATGATTGTCCTTCACTACGGTTTGTATGTAGAAATGGGAGAGGTGCTTTTGCCCGAGGTGGTTTTTACCTATCGTGATATAGATTCACCAAAGGCTGAGGAGTTAACTTCAAAATCCAAAAAAAAACCGGCTCCCGAGAAAACTCCTAAAGGGCCGGTTCATTCAGTTAATATTTGTGCTCAACTTTTCCGTTAGTACTGGCAGTTATTTTCTAAATAGAAATAATTATCGCATCCCATGTTTTGACTTTCACAATAGCTATCCATGTTGGCAAAAGTAGTTCTAGGTCTGCATTGAGTTTTTCCGACAACGGTTGCTTTTGCATTGAACAGTCCTTCTTCAACAACAGTTTTACCTTTTGTGAATTTGTAAGCAACACTGTTGTTACCCACTCCAAGAAGAGGGCTTTGGGTTAAGGTTTTGATCAAAAGATTAAAGCGACTTTTGCTGATCGATTTTTCAGAATTATAAGAAGAAGATTTAGTCTTAACTTTTCCATCGGGACGAGTAGACGTCAACGTCACTTTGTCGGCATCGATCGGAGTTTTTGAAATCAAATAATCGTGAGTTCCTGGACTAACGAGATCAGCATTGCAGAACCAGTGTCTGGTGTAGTTGTGGCCTTGTGCGTCCGTACAATAATAAGTGACAGAGCCAGAAAGCTCTTCAATTTCGATATCGTTTCCATTTTGAAATTGTACTGGACCTGGCATTTCAGCAAAAGCAGCTGAAGAAATAAGTCCTACGATTAGATAAGCCATGCGAAATGAAAATAATGCTCTCATAAAAACTCCTCCCTTGGATTAATTGTAAAGCACTCATAGGCTTTCATTTTTTAAAGGAAAGGTCAACAGGCTCTGAGACTGTCTTTGGGCTTTAAAATTGGATCAGGATATAGAATCCAATTACAAATTGGATCAGAGCAAATATAAGATACTTGGAAGGCCATCTCTTGTGATAAATCGACTCGATTAGTGTAGCAAAAAATGGAGCTGTGATTGAAACTGAAGTTACACTTGCAAGGTGGCCAGTTTGAACTGCTTTAAAGTAAAGCGAAAGAGATAAGAAAGTTCCAAAAAACGAAGCAAAGAAAATTCCCCACCGAGCTTTTATCGTTAAAGTTTTAAATATTTTAACAAAATGAAACGGTTTAAAGACACCTTGAACCCAAAATCCAAAAACCGCACCCAAACAACGGATAAAGTGAGCTTGAATAGGATGTAAATTGGGATTTTCATCAAAACCAATTCTTGTCATAATAAGACCGATAGAATCCAAAACAATAAAGGTCAAGGCCATCAAAAACCCTTTGAACTCCCAACTCCCACTTTGCTTAAAGCGCTCGTAACTGAAAGTCACCAAGCAACCAATTAAGAATAAAATAGCAATGAGCTTATAAGGACTGATGGTTTGTCCAAAAGCATAGTAACTAGCAACACCAACAAGCAGCGGCTGAAATCCATAAAGTAAAAGCGTTCTGCCGGGCCCAATGCTTTGAAAAGCACTGACCATAAAGAAATCGCCAATTGTAAGGCCGATCAATCCGCTCACTAGGAATAAAACAACTGCATAAGTTGTGACCGACTGCCATCCCAGGAAAAATTGAATCGTCAACGCACAACAAACGGTCGCTACAAAGGCCTTAAAATAATTGACCCAAGTTACGCTGGTTCTATTGGCAAACTCTGTAAAAACAATGGAAGCGGTAGAGAAACAAAGTGTTGCGAGAAGAGCATAAATATAGACCGAGTGAGCCATCTTTGTTCCTTGAGTGAAATATGAAAAAGTAAGATAATATCGTCTGAGGGTAAAGTAAATGTCTGAAACTACGAGAGCGAAGAATTTATACGAATGTCATGTCTTTGTTTGCACCAACAAAAAAGAGGGCCGGGAATGCTGTGCCGATAAGGGTGCTGCTGCCTTAAGAGATCAGCTCAAGATATGGGCCAAAGAAAAGTATGGCAAAAGAGTGCGTGTGAATAACTCTGGATGCTTGGATTTCTGCTCAAAAGGGATTGTCTCAGTGATTTATCCTGACGGTGATTGGATTATGAATATCACTTCGCAAAACTTGGACGACCTTAAGACTGCAATTTCAGAAAAGATGGATTCTAGTTCGTGAAGACGATAAGAACGCCTTTATTCTCTTGTTTATTTACCTTTTCAAACTGCCATTGATAATTGCCCTTCTTCAAGTACTCGGTAACGGCTTTAAAGATCGCTCCTGTACCTTTTCCAGTCATGACTTTTACTCTAGGCTCTTTAGTTGAGCGGTAAAGAAAGCGATCTAGGGCATCTATTGCTTCATCAACGGCATATCCATGTAAATCCAAAGTTTTCATGGTAGGTATATAGCACGTGTCGCATGGCAAAAACCACTGGTTTTTCATTGTAGAACGATAGGGATTTTGGTTTTTTAAGCTTTAAGCGTTCAAAGCAGCATGAGCCAAAGCACTGTAAGTGTGAGCAAAGCTAATGGAGATTTTTATGTCGGATACACAACAACAAGTAAGTCTTAGAGACTTTGATCTTTATAATCCTACAGAAGAGCACAAGATGCTCCGTGAAAGCGTGAAAAGTTTTGTTCAATCTGAGGTTGAACCTCAAGCTCATAAACATGATAGAGACGAACTTTTTAATCTTCCTCTTTTAAGAAAACTAGGTGAGCTAGGACTTTTGGGAATTACAACTCCAGAAGCTTACGGCGGATCAGGAATGGATGCCCTTGCGGCAACGATTGCTCACGAAGAGATCGCAGCTTCGGATCCAGGATTTTGTTTGGCGTATCTTGCGCACGCCATGCTTTGTGTGAACAACATCGCGATGAACGCTAATGAAGAGCAAAAGAAAAGATGGTTACCAAAACTTTGTTCGGGCGAGTGGATCGGGGCTATGGCTATGTCAGAACCGGATTACGGAACTGATGTGCTTGGAATGAAATCAACAGCAGTTCTTAAGGGTGACCACTATATCTTGAACGGCAGAAAAATGTGGATCACCAACGGAACAATCGATGAGAACAAAACTCCATGTGATATTGTTTTGGTTTACGCAAGAACTGGCGAGGCCAATGGTAGAGCAAAAGTTTCTACATTTATCGTAGAAAAAGGGTTCGAAGGTTTTAGCGTTGGACAAAAGATCCAAGACAAAACAGGAATGCGTGGATCCAACACCGCAGAACTTGTCTTTGAAAATTGCAAAATTCCAAAAGCAAATTTGATTGGTAATGAAGGCGAATCGATGCTTCATATGATGAAGAACCTAGAAATGGAAAGGCTCACTTTGGCCGCGATGAGCTTGGGCATTGCAAGACGTTCTGTTTACGAAATGAATAAATACGCTACGCAAAGAATGGCTTTCGGAAAACCATTAAGAAAGCTAGGACAAATCCAAAAGTACATCGGTGATAGTTACGCAGAGTACATGGCTTGTCGGGCTTACGTTTACGATACGGCTAGAAAATTAGATCCTACCAAGGGTGGAAATAGATTGGATTCTGACGGGGTCAAGCTCACGGCTTCGACTATGGGAAAAAATGTTGCTGACCGTGCAATGCAAGTGATGGGCGGTTACGGGTACGTGAGTGAATACATCGTGGAAAGACTCTGGAGAGATGCTAAGCTTTTAGAAATCGGTGGTGGAACCATTGAAGCCCATCAAAAAAATATTACAGTCGATCTAGAAAAATCAGGAGGAGCACTCTTGTGATAGAATTATTTGGACTCGCTATCGCAGAACCGATGACGGTCTTAACAGATTTAATTTTAGCTGCGATGAGTTTCTATTTTGGTCACGTGCTTTACTGGCATGCCAAGTACCATGGAAAAAATAATTCTTACGACAAAAGATATTCTCAATTTTGGGGAATTGTTTTTCTTTTCTTAGGCTCTGCATCGTTCTTGGGAGCTGTTGCTCATGGTGTTCCTCATATGTCTGGAGAATACCCAGTGCTTCGTGGAGCATGGCCATTCACGGTAATGTGTATGGGAATGGTGAGCTTCTATTTGCTTCTCACGATTGCCATGGAATACTTCCCACGCAGAAGAAATATAATATTTATTCTCGCCTACATTAAAGTGCTGGCATTTTTAGTATTGATGTTTGGCTATCCGAAAAAATACTTCGGTGAATTTCAAAACGTGAGTTTTAATCTAGTAATTCTAGATTATGCGCCGATAATGATACTTCTCTTGGCTTTGAACATTAAAGATATAATTCAGAAAAAGAGTCCTGCGGCTAAAAAGATGGTTATGGGTATTGTAGTTTCTATTTTAGGAACTGCGGTTCAGATTTCAGGATTTACAATTCATCAGCATTTGAATCACAATGATATTTATCATTTGATTCAAATGGTAGCGATCACGCTAATGTTTAAGGCTGTAACACTTAAAAAGCTCGTTTAATCTGCTTTTAGGTCTAAAGATTAAATAAAATTTATGAGTGACCATCTGAGTCGTACTTTTGCAATTGCATTGTGCAGTCAACTTTGAGAACACCTCTATAGGTGAGGGGTTCCAAATGATTCATTTAAAATCTACTTATGCATTTATATTCTTATTGGGGTTAGTGCCTCAAATTTCGTATGCTCAACTTCAATTTGATTTTAAATCCGATCAAAAAATGCATCTGGATCCACATCAAGAGGTAACTCTAAAAAAATCAGAAAAACCAACTTCACTCAAGAGAGCCGCTCGAATTTTTACTAGGAAAACAGAAGATAAGCAGATTTCTGCCCAACTTAGTTCTACTCTTAAAAACTTGAGTGAGTTAGGACAGCAGCAAGCAGTTTCATGTTCAGATAAAAAATCCTTTGATTATGCTCTAGGTTTAACAGTCCTTGGTCGCTATCAGGATTGCCGAAGTTATGCAGAAAAGTGCATGCAAGAATCCGAAATTGAAAACGCAGTCCTCCTGCAGGTTCAAGGAGCGCGTTGCTCTTTGCTGGATTATCAGTTTTCAAAGGCCAATGATTTCTTTTTATTCAATAAAAATGGTAAAATAGATGATTTGAATTTTAAAATTTTTCTCCATGCATCTATGGCTCTAGAAACGGAGTACTCAGATCAATTTGATCAAATTATTAGTAATTTAAAAGATTTTTCTGATGCAGATAAAAAAACTGCAAAGGCCATGTTGGAGTTTTTTGTTATTGGCACGCCAAAATCTGATACTAAGGCTGCGGTTTATAGTTTTATGGACCGGTATGCAGTTAGTTCTTCAGGGTTTCTGCAGCAATATTTTAAAAGTTTAAGGGTAGCTCTATTAGCAAAAGATTCATTGCATGAAAAAGCATATAGTCACTTGGTGGAAGAAGTTCAAGGTTTAGAGAATCCTCTCGACTGGTGGGATTTGGCTTACAATATTACCTATCGACTTTCTACGGGTGGAAATTTCAACTTAGCAAGGGAAGTTTATCTTGCGTTTTATCCTTACTCACATTCGAGAAGTTTAAAACTTCCTCTGGAACAGAATACATATACATATACAGAAATTTCAGAATCGGCTTGTGCAAAAAACATGTTGAGTGGATCTTTAAAAGACGATTTTAATACTAAAATCCAAAATTGGAAAAATGGAACGAGTGATTTAAAAAATTTAATTGCAGATCTTGAAAATGATGCAAATTTAAACTCCTTATCAGACGCTCAAAGTACTTTGGGGGGATTATATTCAGTGCTGGGAGATGAAAAGAAAGCTCGAGATGCATTTTGGAGAGCCCATCAGTTGTGCCCATTCAATAACCGATCTCACTGGGGCCTTACTTTGCTTGAAAGACAATTAAAATATAAATCTTACGCTGATTTTGAAAAAAATGAACAAAGAGTTATTGATGTTATTTCTAAAATCAATTTTCCAGACTCTATTTATAGATTTATCCCAAATTTGAAATCATTTCCTCAAACATCAATAGAAAGAGTTAAATACGGTATGCGCATTTGGGCAGACTACGTAGATTATTTTTTAAAAGCGAGTATGAAGGCTTACATTAAACTTCCTTTTGAAAAACTAAGTGAGGTTGCTTCGTTTGAACATTTAAAGGATGTGAGAATCGGTCCTCCACTTAACCCAAATCACAAATATGACAATAGATTATGGGATGATGTTCGAGGAAGTGGCGGAAAATTTGTAGCGGCAGACCATGATGAAGTCTTTATGGGAGTGCATGGTGATTATAATTTATTAGGTCATGAGATGGCCCATCAATTTCACACCTACGTGTTAGGATATCATCCTGCAATTGGTGCTTGCATTAAAAAATTGTACAGTGCCGCTTTAGAGAGAAATATATTTGCGGATTCATACGCGAAATCAAATGACCGAGAATATTTTGCTCAAGGCGTGACCTACTATCTCATTCCGGCAGATATGCCTAGCAGATATGGTCTCAATCAGAGTTGGGCGATCGAAAATGATCCACATTTGCATCAACTTGTTTTATCAATAGACAATGCAAAAGGGGATTTTTCGAAAATCAAGTGTCCTATTTTATAGTAGTTTAGAATACTTTGAATGAGTTAGCAAAAGTTCATGATGTTTAGTGTAGATACTTGTGCTCAATAATATTATTGATCTTTTCATCGCGATCTTCTACGCCGCCAGTGAAGGCTTGAAGGACTGAGAGCTGAGATCTCAGATTTTCTTTAGCCGCTTGAATTGCCTTATAGACATCCAAGTGCTCACTTTCAACAACTAGATTTCCAGCTTCGGTTTCTAGTTGAATCATGACTTTCTTTTTTTGAGCTTTTTTTGTTTTTTTAATTATTGCGGGGTCTTCCACAATTATGGAAACATTGGAGTTCTGAGGCAAGAGTCCTTCAAGATCCGTAAGCTGCTGATAAATGAACGCGCGGATTTCTGGAGAAGTATTTTCTTGGGAGTTGAATGTGTGTTTCATAATGTAGTGACCTCCGGAGTGGTTAAAAACAGTTAGTCTGTCTTCAACAATTTGGACCCGACATCGATAATTTGAGCCTAAAGTATAGAAAGTCAATACCCAACCCCTAAGCCAATGAAATAACAAGTTATTTAAACATTCCCCAAAAGGTACCCCCTAGTTTTCCGTACTGATAGTGCGTCAAAATAACGCAGTTGCGGTACGGAAAACTAGGGGGTACCTTTTGGGGATGAGAGTGTTTGATAAAAGTAATATTCCGAAGCCGGTGATGCAGGTTGATTTGCCGACGAATTTTAGCAATCTAGATATTGAGATTGGCTGCGGCGTTGGCTTT from Bdellovibrionota bacterium encodes the following:
- a CDS encoding 5-(carboxyamino)imidazole ribonucleotide synthase codes for the protein MNPPKLTLGILGGGQLAQMLVENSPFSDLEISIFTKDLECPAKYTAGQLFKGDIKDEESLRRFFSKVNFITFENEFIDVEALGKIKNEFPKVFILPSIPNIQITQNKLSQKFLFQKLNLPTSPFKGFDPKIDQLLPWLRTTAFGHKNGFVLKRAMGGYDGKGNHVVKTLGELEKASEFCQKAIGEGTTVYAEEFVTFEKELAQVYTRSLNGDFIAYPLVISEQEKNVCKLVYGPATEFDIPKEIETETSAMGKKIGEELKFVGTFAIEYFYVNGKILINEMAPRVHNSGHYTLDAAPVNQFENHLFACLGSKLKSPSTYPYFAMRNILGPEGLEKTFEKDVKEKFKKTEDAKVYWYNKTKTSSYRKLGHINTISMTKTDLMLKIKLMEEIETNFWKNYE
- a CDS encoding nucleoside transporter C-terminal domain-containing protein, with the translated sequence MERLISFVGLIFLIFVAWAMSADKKNINKRTILAGVFIQFVLGVLILKTAAGVYFFAAANEFVSKILSFSDQGAAMIFGEGFREHYFAFSVLPTIIFMSALMSVLFYLGIIQHIVKWLAVMMVKLMDVSGSESLAASVNIFVGQTEAPLVVKPYIQSMTKSELMCLMVGGFANIAGGVMAAYVGFGADAGHLLASSIISAPASILVAKLLLPEREVSVTKGKVSIEIEKAGENVLEAACIGASDGLKLALNVAAMLIAFVAFTAMLNYGLGFFPDVNGQPLTFERILGWGFAPIAFLIGVPMSDALAVGTLLGKKMFLNEFIAYMDLQTLKDTLTPRGFTLATYALCGFSNFSSIAIQVGGIGELVPSRKKDLARLGFKAMLGGTIATLMTATIAGILL
- a CDS encoding DMT family transporter; the encoded protein is MAHSVYIYALLATLCFSTASIVFTEFANRTSVTWVNYFKAFVATVCCALTIQFFLGWQSVTTYAVVLFLVSGLIGLTIGDFFMVSAFQSIGPGRTLLLYGFQPLLVGVASYYAFGQTISPYKLIAILFLIGCLVTFSYERFKQSGSWEFKGFLMALTFIVLDSIGLIMTRIGFDENPNLHPIQAHFIRCLGAVFGFWVQGVFKPFHFVKIFKTLTIKARWGIFFASFFGTFLSLSLYFKAVQTGHLASVTSVSITAPFFATLIESIYHKRWPSKYLIFALIQFVIGFYILIQF
- a CDS encoding (2Fe-2S) ferredoxin domain-containing protein produces the protein MSETTRAKNLYECHVFVCTNKKEGRECCADKGAAALRDQLKIWAKEKYGKRVRVNNSGCLDFCSKGIVSVIYPDGDWIMNITSQNLDDLKTAISEKMDSSS
- a CDS encoding Smr/MutS family protein, coding for MKTLDLHGYAVDEAIDALDRFLYRSTKEPRVKVMTGKGTGAIFKAVTEYLKKGNYQWQFEKVNKQENKGVLIVFTN
- a CDS encoding acyl-CoA dehydrogenase family protein, with amino-acid sequence MSDTQQQVSLRDFDLYNPTEEHKMLRESVKSFVQSEVEPQAHKHDRDELFNLPLLRKLGELGLLGITTPEAYGGSGMDALAATIAHEEIAASDPGFCLAYLAHAMLCVNNIAMNANEEQKKRWLPKLCSGEWIGAMAMSEPDYGTDVLGMKSTAVLKGDHYILNGRKMWITNGTIDENKTPCDIVLVYARTGEANGRAKVSTFIVEKGFEGFSVGQKIQDKTGMRGSNTAELVFENCKIPKANLIGNEGESMLHMMKNLEMERLTLAAMSLGIARRSVYEMNKYATQRMAFGKPLRKLGQIQKYIGDSYAEYMACRAYVYDTARKLDPTKGGNRLDSDGVKLTASTMGKNVADRAMQVMGGYGYVSEYIVERLWRDAKLLEIGGGTIEAHQKNITVDLEKSGGALL
- a CDS encoding HPF/RaiA family ribosome-associated protein → MKHTFNSQENTSPEIRAFIYQQLTDLEGLLPQNSNVSIIVEDPAIIKKTKKAQKKKVMIQLETEAGNLVVESEHLDVYKAIQAAKENLRSQLSVLQAFTGGVEDRDEKINNIIEHKYLH